Proteins found in one Drosophila busckii strain San Diego stock center, stock number 13000-0081.31 chromosome 2R, ASM1175060v1, whole genome shotgun sequence genomic segment:
- the LOC117134687 gene encoding uncharacterized protein LOC117134687 isoform X2, with amino-acid sequence MEPDYRSFGETFSGVSSDDDDISVVDSSDEDNELLLSNMHKNNNAPKMRANFVKLLYDRERTGFFSGKSRSSRIQELPYERVPNRLKIYLKDTLNNIGEGHVFMGLTACGQYMISYRVVCNDNTSLNHYSFNVGYKYTLYLWIFQPHKKLRYCFSRRLFDDHVVDNLKSVTVTQWKNADKQILVVHGASIDESEESYITFVRVPKLGCVECKKINDDGPYSFFKSHCLNCHLTVHTKYSSTETDPRFEPNINLICPERIIIIANGFMHMLRIDMDTLSTSSTSCVPQQNHNLTSTQQNLIMPRLSLSCEEERCSVQIIASDTGSNHSVVARIIADFSDIETVDTQRSNYNQEQSVSYDKVNVGSKCKTSISITTKNRLVSNDSTPEAKKRNQPIVTKSYRNGITTIDMEHKKISNTIPDKLGTYEFSEDNEKCEKISLFRKRRLADKNWTLYIWPFRVQFHDST; translated from the exons ATGGAGCCTGATTACCGCAGCTTCGGAGAGACATTTTCAGGAGTATCTTCGGATGATGATGACATATCCGTGGTTGACAGTTCCGATGAAGATAATGAGTTGCTACTAtctaatatgcataaaaataacaatgcaCCGAAAATGCGAGCAAATTTTGTGAAATTGTTGTATGACAGAGAG CGGACCGGATTTTTCTCTGGCAAATCGCGATCGAGCCGAATACAGGAACTTCCATACGAGAGGGTACCCAATAGGTTAAAGATATATCTAAAGGATACATTAAACAACATTGGTGAGGG GCATGTATTCATGGGACTTACAGCTTGTGGCCAATATATGATCAGCTATCGAGTTGTATGTAACGACAACACATCGCTCAATCATTATTCGTTTAATGTGGGTTACAAATATAC tCTATACCTTTGGATTTTTCAACCTCACAAAAAGTTGCGATACTGCTTCTCTCGCCGGCTTTTCGATGATCATGTTGTTGACAATTTAAAATCTGTTACAGTTACGCAGTGGAAAAATGcagataaacaaattttagtgGTGCATGGAGCATCAATAGATGAGAGTGAAGAAAGCTATATAACATTTGTAAGAGTTCCTAAACTAGGCTGTGTGGAGTGTAAGAAAATAAACGACGACGGTCCTT ATTCATTTTTCAAATCTCACTGTCTCAATTGCCATTTGACAGTTCACACTAAATATTCTTCCACTGAAACGGACCCACGTTTTGAaccaaatattaatttaatctGCCCTGAgcgcattattattattgctaatgGATTCATGCATATGTTGCGTATTGATATGGATACGCTGTCCACGTCCAGCACAAGCTGCGTACCACAGCAAAACCATAACCTTACGTCCACACAGCAGAACTTGATAATGCCACGACTATCACTGTCGTGCGAAGAAGAACGGTGCTCTGTACAAATCATTGCCTCTGACACTGGCTCTAATCACAGCGTTGTAGCGCGTATAATTGCTGATTTTAGTGATATTGAAACAGTGGACACTCAGCGCAGTAATTACAACCAGGAACAGAGCGTCTCTTATGATAAAGTGAATGTCGGATCCAAATGCAAGACTAGCATATCAATTACAACCAAAAATAGACTTGTAAGCAATGATTCTACACCAGAGGCCAAAAAAAGGAATCAACCCATTGTGACTAAGTCCTATAGAAACGGAATAACAACTATTGATATGGAA cataaaaaaatttccAATACCATCCCGGATAAATTGGGTACATACGAATTCTCCGAAGATAACGAAAAATGTGAAAAGATATCCCTGTTTCGAAAACGTCGTTTGGCAGATAAAAA CTGGACGCTCTACATTTGGCCCTTCCGTGTGCAGTTCCACGACTCAACGTAA
- the LOC117134687 gene encoding uncharacterized protein LOC117134687 isoform X1, with protein sequence MEPDYRSFGETFSGVSSDDDDISVVDSSDEDNELLLSNMHKNNNAPKMRANFVKLLYDRERTGFFSGKSRSSRIQELPYERVPNRLKIYLKDTLNNIGEGHVFMGLTACGQYMISYRVVCNDNTSLNHYSFNVGYKYTLYLWIFQPHKKLRYCFSRRLFDDHVVDNLKSVTVTQWKNADKQILVVHGASIDESEESYITFVRVPKLGCVECKKINDDGPYSFFKSHCLNCHLTVHTKYSSTETDPRFEPNINLICPERIIIIANGFMHMLRIDMDTLSTSSTSCVPQQNHNLTSTQQNLIMPRLSLSCEEERCSVQIIASDTGSNHSVVARIIADFSDIETVDTQRSNYNQEQSVSYDKVNVGSKCKTSISITTKNRLVSNDSTPEAKKRNQPIVTKSYRNGITTIDMEHKKISNTIPDKLGTYEFSEDNEKCEKISLFRKRRLADKKYEFSEDNSENIIPFTKIRSAGRSTFGPSVCSSTTQRNLHRFSPTTHFFHNSPCASPSSSPHPTQATHTAPLHLGFRSPPSSSNLMRSPSRNANGSNINVQIYTQKSPPLSQATQQMLSYKPLGPLGALSPLQVSMAKRFEIGGSISPNASLSILSPRRDEQRIVEMPVQGGVMPEKPICTKKLRRRYVDEDDATSVITSEEDDCISPGYHTSLPMEVHGSCYSEMQMISNASFQRLSCKSVVITQHSFDLETFTYYVISMLCQKHQKIYNVFYDWAYEIINVCPLSHTISCLLMAQFSARDQMPTTPINCLYCTGCTGCVFHNRQYECRILFTWNMDSGQWQVLDYGELKEINELFSPLKRLGKSRLTFAQVARNMAQEIASSLNRLPDYTSNLRVLTSDIKKSKLSICDFDNMVEFYLKRNNFEMI encoded by the exons ATGGAGCCTGATTACCGCAGCTTCGGAGAGACATTTTCAGGAGTATCTTCGGATGATGATGACATATCCGTGGTTGACAGTTCCGATGAAGATAATGAGTTGCTACTAtctaatatgcataaaaataacaatgcaCCGAAAATGCGAGCAAATTTTGTGAAATTGTTGTATGACAGAGAG CGGACCGGATTTTTCTCTGGCAAATCGCGATCGAGCCGAATACAGGAACTTCCATACGAGAGGGTACCCAATAGGTTAAAGATATATCTAAAGGATACATTAAACAACATTGGTGAGGG GCATGTATTCATGGGACTTACAGCTTGTGGCCAATATATGATCAGCTATCGAGTTGTATGTAACGACAACACATCGCTCAATCATTATTCGTTTAATGTGGGTTACAAATATAC tCTATACCTTTGGATTTTTCAACCTCACAAAAAGTTGCGATACTGCTTCTCTCGCCGGCTTTTCGATGATCATGTTGTTGACAATTTAAAATCTGTTACAGTTACGCAGTGGAAAAATGcagataaacaaattttagtgGTGCATGGAGCATCAATAGATGAGAGTGAAGAAAGCTATATAACATTTGTAAGAGTTCCTAAACTAGGCTGTGTGGAGTGTAAGAAAATAAACGACGACGGTCCTT ATTCATTTTTCAAATCTCACTGTCTCAATTGCCATTTGACAGTTCACACTAAATATTCTTCCACTGAAACGGACCCACGTTTTGAaccaaatattaatttaatctGCCCTGAgcgcattattattattgctaatgGATTCATGCATATGTTGCGTATTGATATGGATACGCTGTCCACGTCCAGCACAAGCTGCGTACCACAGCAAAACCATAACCTTACGTCCACACAGCAGAACTTGATAATGCCACGACTATCACTGTCGTGCGAAGAAGAACGGTGCTCTGTACAAATCATTGCCTCTGACACTGGCTCTAATCACAGCGTTGTAGCGCGTATAATTGCTGATTTTAGTGATATTGAAACAGTGGACACTCAGCGCAGTAATTACAACCAGGAACAGAGCGTCTCTTATGATAAAGTGAATGTCGGATCCAAATGCAAGACTAGCATATCAATTACAACCAAAAATAGACTTGTAAGCAATGATTCTACACCAGAGGCCAAAAAAAGGAATCAACCCATTGTGACTAAGTCCTATAGAAACGGAATAACAACTATTGATATGGAA cataaaaaaatttccAATACCATCCCGGATAAATTGGGTACATACGAATTCTCCGAAGATAACGAAAAATGTGAAAAGATATCCCTGTTTCGAAAACGTCGTTTGGCAGATAAAAAGTATGAGTTTTCCGAAGACAACTCTGAGAATATTATACCGTTTACTAAAATTCGTTCAGCTGGACGCTCTACATTTGGCCCTTCCGTGTGCAGTTCCACGACTCAACGTAATCTACATCGATTTTCTCCCACAACGCATTTTTTCCACAATTCTCCTTGTGCTTCACCGTCCTCTTCGCCACATCCAACTCAAGCTACCCATACAGCTCCTTTGCATTTAGGATTCCGTTCGCCTCCGTCCAGTTCAAATTTGATGCGTTCGCCAAGTCGAAATGCCAATGGTTCAAATATAAACGTTCAAATATACACTCAAAAGTCACCACCTCTATCGCAGGCAACACAGCAGATGCTAAGCTACAAACCTCTTGGTCCTTTGGGTGCACTATCGCCATTGCAAGTTTCCATGGCAAAAAGATTCGAAATTGGCGGATCAATATCACCAAATGCAAGCTTATCTATTTTATCACCACGTAGAGATGAACAACGTATTGTCGAAATGCCAGTGCAAGGCGGAGTTATGCCTGAAAAACCTATATGTACCAAAAAATTGCGGCGTCGATATGTAGATGAGGATGATGCCACATCTGTTATTACAAGTGAAGAAG ATGATTGCATTTCCCCTGGCTACCATACATCGCTGCCAATGGAAGTACATGGCTCATGTTATTCggaaatgcaaatgatttCGAATGCGTCGTTTCAACGCTTAAGTTGTAAAAGTGTTGTTATAACACAGCATTCGTTTGATCTTGAGACATTTACATATTATGTCATTAGTATGCTCTGTCAAAAGCATCAGAAGATTTACAATGTATTCTATGACTGGGCgtatgaaattattaatgtaTGTCCACTCAGCCATACAATAAGCTGTTTACTTATGGCTCAATTCTCAGCCAGAGATCAAATGCCTACCACTcctataaattgtttatactgCACTGGTTGTACGGGATGTGTATTTCACAATCGTCAATATGAATGTCGGATACTTTTTACATGGAATATGGATAGCGGTCAGTGGCAGGTACTCGATTATGGCGAGCTCAAAGAAATTAACGAGCTGTTTAGTCCACTTAAGCGACTAGGCAAATCAAGACTAACATTTGCACAGGTTGCTAGAAATATGGCTCAGGAAATTGCGTCTAGTCTTAATCGCTTGCCTGATTATACAAGCAATTTGCGTGTGCTTACGTCtgatataaaaaaatcaaaattatctATTTGTGATTTTGATAACATGGTCGAATTTTATTTGAAGCGAAATAACTTTGAGATgatttaa